Genomic window (Pirellulaceae bacterium):
CATCACCTTCATGAGTTCACCGAATCGTGACAAACTCGTTGTGGTTCAGTAGAGAGCGAACAAGACTCTGGTAAGCAGCCGTTTGAATCTTCGGGATCGATGCTTCGCCCGCTGCCTCGAAGGATCGGATCTCAATTTGTTGATTGATCGCCGCGATGCACAATTGTTTTTCTTCGGGGGTGGGCGTTTTTGAGAGAATCTGTTCGAACAGATCGACAATGAGCTGTTCTCGGCTTGAATTGGGATTTTGTTGCTGCCAAGCACCGACAATTTCTTCACTCACTTGATGCACTAACTCACTATTGGTTAATGCGAGTGCCTGCTGAGGCACGATGCTACGTGTGCGGCGATAACATTCGAGTGGATTGGGGGCATCGAACAACGTGCTCAGTTGATTTGCGCCTCCATCTTCCGGGAAAACTTCGTAGTACAAGCTACGGCGATACGTGTTGAATGCCTGATCATTTTCGAGCGGCTGCCCTCCGATGGTCGCGTCCAAGATTCCACTACAGTGGAGCAGACTATCGCGTAAAACTTCCGACTCCATCCGTCCGGAATTCATTCGCCAAAGTAGTCGATTATTTGGATCGACTTCCATGGGAGCGTTTTTGCTTATCCCATTGTCCCAGGTCGAATCAACACTAACATTCGATGACCGGCGATAGGTATCACTCGTAACGATAAGTCGATGAAGATGTTTCATACTCCAGCCCGCTTCGATCAACTCGACCGCGAGCCAATCCAGCAGTTTCGGATGGGTAGGCTCAGCACCATTGCGGCCAAAATCATACACGGTCGCGACCAACGGCTGGTGAAAATGTCGCATCCAGATGTGATTAACAGCGACTCGCGCGGTCAGCGGATTATCCCGATCAGCAATCCAATCGGCCAGCGCTCGCCTTCGCCCTGTACTTGTTCGCGGGTAGACCTCGCTGATGGGAGTATATGTCCAGGTCATATCACGGGGACTGTCTTCACCGGCTTGCGCAAACTCCTGCTCGGCCACGGCAAGCTGATCTTGCGCCAAAGCAATTTGTTTGGGTCGTTTTTCATCGTCGGCAGATAGCGATTGGGCACAAACGAGTGCATATTTTTTCGCCATCAGTTCCGCTTCGAATTTGCAAAGTTTTGCCTTTCGCTCAAGCTCGCTGGCGGTTCGAGTCAACACATCGGAGTCGGCATCGACCCTCTCCCCATACTTCGCTCGATCAGCAGCAATCCGCGCTTCCACACTTGCCAGTTCTGCACGAGCTGAAGCGAGACGAGCTTCCAAGCTTTTCTGTCGAGCTGAAACAACGTTGGCGTCCTCTGGAGGATCGTTGTGAGCTCCCGCCAGCAGCAATTCGGATAACTGATCATATTTCGACTTTGACAATTCCAACTTCTGCCGAGCATCGGCCAACACGGCCGCTTGCATTTCCGGGTCAAATCCCGGGTACCATCCCCGCACGGGTAAGTTAACTGGTTTGACCTCACGACCGTTTTCGGAGAGAAACGAGGGAACGCCCGGGCGAATCGTACCACGCTGTTTAACACGATTACGCTCGTCGCCGTCGGTGTAGAACCAAGTTGGCGCATCCGGTGTTTTGTCAAACACGCGAACAGCACCAAGTCGCTGAATCTTTCGCAAGGTGCTGTACTCGTAATCTTGAAATGGCCCGGGATCCGCCTCACCACGAACGCGATCTTGTCGCACGTACATTGGCTCAAAAAACGCTCGCAAGCGAAAGTAATCTTCCTGACTGATCGGATCATATTTGTGGTCATGACAATGAGCACAATTGAAGGTTAAACCCAAAAATGCCTTACCAGTGTGTTCGACCGTGTTTCGCATCCAGTCATTTGGATTGAGAGCATACCAGTTGCGGATCAAATAGCCCGTCGCAACCGTGGCATGCGAATCCTCAGGCATGATCTCATCGGCAGCCAGCATCTCCCTAAGCATTTGATCGTAGCCTTTGTCTTCGTTCAAGGAACGAACAATCCAGTCCCGCCAACGCCACACCTGCGGTGCGCTGTTCCATACATCGGGTACGTTTCGCCGACCATACCAATCACTGTATCTCCAAACATCCATCCAATGGCGGCCCCATCGTTCTCCGTATCGCGGATCGTTCAACAAGCGATCGACAACCTGTTCATACGCGTGATCCGAGTTGCTATGAAGAAATCGATTGAGCTCCGTACGAGTCGGCGGAACACCAATCAGGTCGAGATAAACCCGTCGCAATTGAATCTGCTTTGGTGCGTGGGATTGCGGCATCAAGTGGTGTGCAGCCAACTGGCCGTTAATGAATACATCGATTGGATTGCCCACACGTTCGATGATTGGTTGGCGTGGAAGATCAACCGATACTTGGACCGATCGAACAGGCCGCGAACCCGGCACCGCCGGACGCTGCAAAGCACGAAATGACCAATGATCGCGCGGATTTGCTTCCGGCTCTTCGTTTTCGGGTGACTCTGCACCCTGGCGGATCCACCGTCGCATCAGCTCAACTTGCTCGCTGGTCAGCGGTTCGCCATCCGGCGGCATCCGTGCTGAATCATCTCCTGTCAAAACTCGCTCGATCAGCAAACTCTCATCCGCCTTCGCCGCGACCACGACAGAACCGCTGTCGCCACCCAGGCGAATCGTTTTGCCCGTGTCGAGTCGCAGCCCCGCCTCTTGCTTCAGCCCGCCGTGACAAGCATAGCAGCGTGTTTTTAGAATTGGCTTGATTTGTTTTGTATAATCGACCGTTGACTGGGAGCAAGCAACGCTCGCAGACCAATGAATTATCAAAACCAACGTGCATCGAAATGCTTGATTCTTATTAGAAAAGAGCAGCATCGTTGGGTGAACACAGCGAGTCCCGGTCGACGTTATCTTCAGCGTAATCATTGTTGGCTATCAATGTTCGATGGAAAATAAAAACGAACGGTAGTGATCAACCCATTTCATCACCACGTGACCATCAGCTTACCGCAAGCGAACGCATGGCGAAACAAAACACCCCAAATCAATTCGCAAAGTGGCTGCTCGGGTGGCTTTCCATCTGGTTTGCGACTGCTTTTGCAGCTCCCCCCTGCGTTGCACAGGGTTTTTCGCCCTCGGAATCACTTCGGCAAATGCAGCTCGCCGATGGTTTTCGCGTGAACATCATCGCTGCGGAACCGCTTGTGCGACAACCTGTCGCGATTGAATTCGACGATCGCGGCCGTTTGTGGGTAATTCAATACTTACAATATCCCAACCCAGCTGGCCTCAAACGTATTCAGGTAGATCGTTATTCGCGGACAAAATACGATCGCATTCCTGCACCCCCACCGCATGGTCCACGCGGAGCCGATCGGATTTCTATTCTGGAGGACACCAATCGAGACGGTCAAATGGACTCCAGCAAAGATTTCATCGGCGGACTGAATTTAGCTTCCGGAATCGCCTTCGGCCACGGAGGTGTGTTTGTGCTCAACGTGCCTTACTTGCTCTTCTATCCAGATCGCAACCGCGACGACATACCCGACAGCGATCCAGAAG
Coding sequences:
- a CDS encoding DUF1553 domain-containing protein produces the protein MITLKITSTGTRCVHPTMLLFSNKNQAFRCTLVLIIHWSASVACSQSTVDYTKQIKPILKTRCYACHGGLKQEAGLRLDTGKTIRLGGDSGSVVVAAKADESLLIERVLTGDDSARMPPDGEPLTSEQVELMRRWIRQGAESPENEEPEANPRDHWSFRALQRPAVPGSRPVRSVQVSVDLPRQPIIERVGNPIDVFINGQLAAHHLMPQSHAPKQIQLRRVYLDLIGVPPTRTELNRFLHSNSDHAYEQVVDRLLNDPRYGERWGRHWMDVWRYSDWYGRRNVPDVWNSAPQVWRWRDWIVRSLNEDKGYDQMLREMLAADEIMPEDSHATVATGYLIRNWYALNPNDWMRNTVEHTGKAFLGLTFNCAHCHDHKYDPISQEDYFRLRAFFEPMYVRQDRVRGEADPGPFQDYEYSTLRKIQRLGAVRVFDKTPDAPTWFYTDGDERNRVKQRGTIRPGVPSFLSENGREVKPVNLPVRGWYPGFDPEMQAAVLADARQKLELSKSKYDQLSELLLAGAHNDPPEDANVVSARQKSLEARLASARAELASVEARIAADRAKYGERVDADSDVLTRTASELERKAKLCKFEAELMAKKYALVCAQSLSADDEKRPKQIALAQDQLAVAEQEFAQAGEDSPRDMTWTYTPISEVYPRTSTGRRRALADWIADRDNPLTARVAVNHIWMRHFHQPLVATVYDFGRNGAEPTHPKLLDWLAVELIEAGWSMKHLHRLIVTSDTYRRSSNVSVDSTWDNGISKNAPMEVDPNNRLLWRMNSGRMESEVLRDSLLHCSGILDATIGGQPLENDQAFNTYRRSLYYEVFPEDGGANQLSTLFDAPNPLECYRRTRSIVPQQALALTNSELVHQVSEEIVGAWQQQNPNSSREQLIVDLFEQILSKTPTPEEKQLCIAAINQQIEIRSFEAAGEASIPKIQTAAYQSLVRSLLNHNEFVTIR